From the Natrarchaeobaculum aegyptiacum genome, one window contains:
- a CDS encoding cupin domain-containing protein, translated as MAEYTTANYQNVDDTSGLHFLRDELNCENVGVTVLECEPGWEGMEHDHDDDGQEEVYLLLEGEATVTVEDEAVEMSPGDAIRIPPTETHQIQNGDVESRFVLVGAP; from the coding sequence ATGGCCGAGTACACGACAGCCAACTACCAGAACGTCGACGACACCAGCGGCCTGCACTTCCTGCGAGACGAACTGAACTGCGAGAACGTGGGCGTCACGGTTCTCGAGTGTGAGCCCGGCTGGGAGGGAATGGAACACGACCACGATGACGACGGGCAAGAGGAGGTCTACCTCCTGCTCGAGGGCGAGGCGACGGTGACCGTCGAGGACGAGGCCGTCGAGATGAGCCCGGGCGATGCGATTCGGATCCCGCCGACGGAGACCCATCAGATCCAGAACGGTGACGTCGAGAGCCGGTTCGTGCTGGTCGGTGCGCCGTAG
- a CDS encoding metallophosphoesterase family protein has product MNIGIVSDTHDNVEAIERAIEIFREEGVEIVIHCGDFVAPLMVDSFDGFELHGVLGNNDGDVANLQAAFDRLGGESELHGRFASLEFDGLSFGVLHGEHRDEVEAIAAGETFDVVCYGHHHHRELREEGRTTVINPGAHVLARSADDRTVAIFDTLSESVRFRSVLEDEG; this is encoded by the coding sequence ATGAACATCGGGATCGTCTCGGACACCCACGACAACGTCGAGGCAATCGAGCGCGCGATCGAGATCTTCCGCGAGGAGGGCGTCGAGATCGTGATCCACTGTGGCGACTTCGTCGCACCGCTGATGGTCGATTCCTTCGACGGCTTCGAACTCCACGGTGTCCTCGGGAACAACGACGGCGACGTCGCGAACCTGCAGGCCGCGTTCGACCGGCTGGGCGGCGAAAGCGAACTCCACGGCCGCTTCGCCAGCCTCGAGTTCGACGGCCTCTCCTTCGGGGTCCTCCACGGCGAACACAGAGACGAGGTGGAGGCAATCGCCGCGGGTGAAACCTTCGACGTCGTCTGCTACGGCCACCACCACCACCGCGAACTCCGCGAGGAAGGCCGGACGACGGTGATCAATCCGGGCGCGCACGTGCTGGCGCGCTCGGCGGACGACCGCACCGTCGCCATCTTCGACACGCTCTCGGAATCGGTTCGATTCCGGTCGGTGCTCGAGGACGAAGGGTAA
- a CDS encoding type 1 glutamine amidotransferase, protein MAPPRLVVVHNEVDSDATFHCEALEGALPATSTIAVDYPAGERPALGSADGVVLSGSTAGVYEVGENPWIDEQQALVRELIERRIPTLGVCFGHQLVNAALGGTVEADELRCRPVAVEFADDSLFRNVSSVVPAVHGDVVTHPGDDLEVIASAEHARVFATRHREAPLWTVQFHPELTAAHRDRLEAAFPWREGEHGLEEVTASRVLENFVNFVTERAGRANAE, encoded by the coding sequence ATGGCTCCGCCGCGACTCGTCGTCGTCCACAACGAGGTCGACTCCGACGCCACGTTCCACTGTGAGGCCCTCGAAGGGGCACTTCCTGCTACCAGTACCATCGCCGTCGACTACCCGGCCGGCGAACGGCCGGCTCTCGGATCGGCCGACGGCGTCGTCCTCTCGGGATCGACGGCGGGCGTCTACGAGGTCGGCGAGAATCCCTGGATCGACGAGCAGCAAGCGCTCGTGCGGGAGCTGATCGAGCGACGGATTCCTACCCTCGGCGTCTGTTTTGGCCACCAGCTGGTCAACGCGGCACTCGGCGGTACCGTCGAAGCCGACGAGCTTCGCTGTCGTCCCGTCGCGGTCGAGTTCGCCGACGACTCCCTCTTCCGCAACGTCTCGTCGGTCGTCCCGGCCGTTCACGGCGACGTCGTCACCCACCCCGGCGACGACCTCGAGGTGATCGCCAGCGCCGAGCACGCCCGCGTCTTCGCGACGCGCCACCGCGAGGCCCCGCTGTGGACCGTCCAGTTCCACCCCGAACTGACCGCCGCCCATCGCGACCGACTCGAGGCCGCGTTCCCGTGGCGCGAAGGCGAGCACGGGCTCGAGGAGGTGACCGCGAGTCGCGTACTCGAGAATTTCGTGAACTTCGTGACCGAGCGCGCTGGTCGGGCCAACGCCGAGTGA
- a CDS encoding NAD-dependent epimerase/dehydratase family protein has translation MRTPALTAATLEGIVTESTPFAGIDAVATDDIERLEGPVGVLGASGYVGGAAVAALEAAGVDVRPAAGSSHDRYPTVDVRDRTAVREFVEGCGCVVDAAGLVGIGTCADDPDAAFEINALGSATVAWACRRRSVPLVHCSSAAAIGYPETLPVTAGHPRDPATTYGYTKLLGERAVRTVTDGSVPSITFVLTNPYGTVETVHGSAADGASVVDFFLERAAAGNSLPVHRPGTQERDLIHVRDAARAVVAAVNALAGSTRTDSIDPRQGTDPRERTFVLGSGDSYSVLEVAGLVAAASTELTGSSPDLELRTRPSDRPVIDRFTVDPDPLETALDVTPTVDLESWICGELEGRLERDRTSVRG, from the coding sequence GTGCGGACGCCCGCGCTGACGGCGGCGACGCTCGAGGGGATCGTGACTGAGTCCACCCCGTTCGCCGGAATCGACGCCGTCGCCACCGACGACATCGAGCGGCTCGAGGGACCCGTCGGCGTCCTCGGTGCCTCGGGCTACGTCGGCGGCGCAGCCGTCGCTGCACTCGAGGCCGCGGGGGTTGACGTCCGCCCGGCTGCGGGCTCGAGCCACGACCGCTACCCCACGGTCGACGTGCGGGATCGGACGGCCGTCCGCGAGTTCGTCGAGGGCTGTGGCTGCGTCGTCGATGCCGCGGGGCTGGTCGGCATCGGAACCTGCGCCGACGATCCCGACGCCGCCTTCGAGATCAACGCCCTCGGTTCGGCGACCGTCGCCTGGGCCTGTCGCCGCCGTTCGGTCCCGCTGGTCCACTGCTCGAGCGCCGCCGCGATCGGCTACCCGGAGACGCTCCCGGTCACCGCGGGCCACCCCCGCGATCCGGCGACGACCTACGGCTACACGAAACTCCTCGGCGAGCGGGCAGTCCGGACGGTCACCGACGGCAGCGTCCCCTCGATCACGTTCGTCCTGACCAATCCCTACGGGACCGTCGAAACCGTGCACGGCTCCGCCGCCGACGGGGCCTCCGTCGTCGACTTCTTCCTCGAGCGCGCCGCGGCCGGTAACTCCCTGCCCGTCCACCGCCCGGGGACGCAGGAACGGGACCTGATCCACGTCCGAGACGCCGCGAGGGCGGTCGTTGCGGCCGTAAACGCCCTCGCTGGTTCGACTCGCACCGACTCCATAGACCCGAGACAGGGCACTGACCCCCGCGAACGCACGTTCGTCCTCGGAAGCGGCGACAGCTACAGCGTGCTCGAGGTCGCCGGCCTCGTCGCCGCTGCCAGCACGGAGCTGACCGGCTCGAGCCCCGACCTCGAACTCCGGACGCGGCCGAGCGATCGGCCGGTGATCGACCGCTTCACCGTCGACCCTGACCCCCTCGAGACCGCCCTCGACGTGACGCCGACGGTCGATCTCGAGTCCTGGATTTGCGGCGAACTCGAGGGGCGACTCGAGCGGGATCGAACCTCCGTCCGCGGCTAG
- a CDS encoding 5-formyltetrahydrofolate cyclo-ligase: MDKQEIRERVWDDLEDSGEARFPFPPHGRIPNFAGADEAADRLADQPEWEAATTIKANPDAPQLPVRRRALREGKTVYMAVPRLRDRKCFLKLDPDVLEDYDAATTVSGSSKHGQQVGPEAVDEIDLIVSGSVAVSVGQPTAATDGGRRESAGGRIGKGEGYSDLEYAILRDLALVDEETPVATTVHERQLLEQSIPVGDHDVPMDLVVTPERTIRPDGGEKPDGIDWNLLEEDRLEEIPVLERLRGR; the protein is encoded by the coding sequence ATGGACAAACAGGAGATCCGCGAGCGCGTCTGGGACGACCTCGAGGACAGCGGTGAGGCCCGGTTTCCGTTCCCGCCACACGGCCGAATTCCGAACTTCGCAGGGGCCGACGAGGCCGCAGACCGACTCGCCGACCAGCCGGAGTGGGAGGCAGCGACGACGATCAAGGCCAATCCCGACGCCCCGCAGCTTCCGGTCCGCAGGCGGGCACTGCGCGAGGGAAAGACCGTCTACATGGCCGTTCCCCGGCTGCGCGACAGGAAGTGTTTCCTGAAACTCGACCCCGACGTACTCGAGGACTACGACGCGGCCACCACCGTCTCGGGCTCGTCGAAACACGGCCAGCAGGTCGGCCCCGAAGCGGTCGACGAGATCGACCTGATCGTCTCCGGGAGCGTCGCGGTGAGCGTGGGTCAACCCACGGCCGCGACGGACGGCGGCCGTCGAGAGTCTGCTGGCGGCCGGATCGGAAAAGGCGAAGGGTACAGCGACCTCGAGTACGCCATCCTGCGTGACCTCGCCCTCGTCGACGAGGAGACGCCCGTCGCGACGACCGTCCACGAGCGCCAACTGCTCGAGCAGTCGATCCCGGTCGGCGACCACGACGTTCCGATGGACCTCGTCGTCACTCCCGAACGGACGATCCGGCCGGACGGCGGCGAGAAACCGGACGGCATCGACTGGAACCTGCTCGAGGAAGACCGACTCGAAGAGATTCCGGTGCTCGAACGGCTGCGTGGGCGGTAA
- a CDS encoding cold-shock protein, translating to MANGKVDFFNDTGGYGFIATDDSDDDVFFHMEDVGGEDLTEGTEIEFDIDQAPKGPRATNVVRQ from the coding sequence ATGGCAAACGGTAAGGTTGATTTCTTCAACGACACAGGCGGCTACGGTTTCATCGCGACTGACGACTCCGACGACGACGTGTTCTTCCACATGGAAGACGTTGGCGGCGAGGACCTCACGGAAGGAACCGAGATCGAATTCGACATTGACCAGGCTCCCAAGGGCCCCCGCGCGACCAACGTCGTTCGGCAGTAA
- a CDS encoding MOSC domain-containing protein, whose protein sequence is MARLERIRVYPVKALDGVDREQAVILEGGTLAGDREFAIYDADGEVVNGKRTARVHDLETDVDLDAGRRLSIDAPESGEQERRQFDLADPTDRERAEDWLGDVFAVEATLERDRSLGFVDRRDMGPSVVSTATLESVASWFDELTVEGVRRRLRTNLEVSGVPAFWEDRFVGADAPALSIGDVTLEGVTPCGRCVVPERDPESGEREPDFRSRFVERRETAFPEWADPDAFDHYYTVTIITRVHEADRGTTLRVGDEVQALE, encoded by the coding sequence ATGGCACGACTCGAGCGCATCCGCGTCTACCCCGTCAAGGCCCTGGACGGGGTCGACCGCGAGCAGGCGGTGATCCTCGAAGGCGGCACACTCGCGGGCGACCGCGAGTTCGCGATCTACGACGCCGATGGCGAGGTCGTCAACGGCAAGCGGACCGCCCGGGTGCACGACCTCGAGACCGACGTCGATCTCGACGCGGGACGCCGACTCTCGATCGACGCACCCGAGAGCGGCGAGCAGGAGCGCCGGCAGTTCGACCTCGCCGACCCGACCGATCGCGAGCGGGCGGAAGACTGGCTCGGCGACGTCTTCGCCGTCGAGGCGACCCTCGAGCGCGACCGCTCGCTCGGGTTCGTCGATCGGCGCGACATGGGCCCCTCGGTGGTGAGCACGGCCACGCTCGAGTCGGTCGCCTCCTGGTTCGACGAGCTCACCGTCGAGGGCGTTCGGCGGCGGCTCCGGACGAACCTCGAGGTTTCGGGGGTGCCGGCGTTCTGGGAGGACCGATTCGTCGGCGCGGACGCCCCCGCGCTCTCGATCGGCGACGTGACCCTCGAGGGGGTGACCCCCTGCGGCCGGTGTGTGGTCCCCGAGCGAGATCCGGAGTCGGGTGAGCGAGAGCCGGACTTTCGATCGCGGTTCGTCGAACGACGCGAGACGGCGTTCCCAGAGTGGGCCGATCCCGACGCGTTCGACCACTACTACACGGTGACGATCATCACGCGCGTCCACGAGGCCGACCGCGGGACGACGCTCCGGGTTGGTGACGAGGTTCAGGCGCTCGAGTGA
- a CDS encoding zinc-binding dehydrogenase, whose product MQAVQFSEHGDIDVIEYDEYPDPEVGRDEVLVDVKAAALNHLDIWTRRGMPGLDLEMPHIPGSDGAGVVAAVGEGVTRFEEGDHVALSAGVGDLRMDDPTLDPRFHIIGEHVPGIHAEYAAIPEDNLIPVPEDVDWSVAGSTCLVFQTAWRMLIERADLEAGEKVLVLGASGGVGHAALQIADYAGAEVYATGSSEEKLEYAEEHGADYVCNYEEENFADWVREETGGRGVDVVVEHVGEPTWRDSLKSLTKGGRLVTCGGTGGGAPETDIPRIFWNQLEIIGSTMATPDQVDDVMELVWDGTFEPAIREELPMSETPRAHEIIENREGFGKVVVRPDSEL is encoded by the coding sequence ATGCAGGCAGTTCAGTTCAGCGAGCACGGCGACATCGACGTCATCGAGTACGACGAGTATCCCGACCCCGAGGTCGGCCGCGACGAGGTCCTGGTCGACGTCAAAGCGGCGGCGCTCAACCACCTCGACATCTGGACCCGTCGCGGGATGCCCGGACTCGACCTCGAGATGCCCCATATTCCGGGCAGCGACGGTGCGGGGGTCGTCGCGGCGGTCGGCGAGGGCGTCACCCGGTTCGAGGAGGGCGACCACGTCGCACTCTCGGCTGGTGTCGGCGACCTGCGGATGGACGATCCGACGCTCGACCCCCGGTTCCACATCATCGGTGAACACGTTCCCGGCATCCACGCCGAGTACGCCGCCATCCCGGAGGACAACCTGATCCCTGTCCCCGAGGACGTCGACTGGTCGGTGGCCGGTTCGACCTGTCTGGTCTTCCAGACCGCCTGGCGGATGCTGATCGAGCGCGCGGACCTCGAGGCCGGCGAAAAAGTCCTCGTGCTGGGTGCGAGCGGCGGCGTCGGCCACGCCGCCCTCCAGATCGCCGACTACGCGGGCGCGGAGGTGTACGCGACCGGCAGCAGCGAGGAGAAACTCGAGTACGCCGAAGAGCACGGCGCAGACTACGTCTGTAACTACGAGGAGGAGAACTTCGCCGACTGGGTTCGCGAGGAGACCGGCGGCCGTGGCGTCGACGTCGTCGTCGAGCACGTCGGCGAACCGACCTGGCGCGACTCGCTCAAGAGCCTCACCAAGGGCGGTCGCCTCGTCACCTGTGGCGGTACTGGCGGCGGCGCACCCGAGACAGACATCCCGCGGATCTTCTGGAATCAACTCGAGATCATCGGCTCGACGATGGCCACGCCCGATCAGGTCGACGACGTGATGGAACTCGTCTGGGACGGCACGTTCGAACCCGCGATCCGTGAGGAACTGCCGATGAGCGAAACCCCGCGCGCCCACGAGATCATCGAGAATCGCGAGGGCTTCGGTAAAGTCGTCGTTCGGCCGGACAGCGAACTGTAG
- a CDS encoding disulfide bond formation protein B: MQRRLLAALTLVAAAATVGSLYFSEVANYLPCELCWYQRILMYPLVVVLGVAAIDGHSSVWKTALPLSGLGTLLAAYHSVVQVTDSSAIGCGFGGGCDAILWQSWLFTIPRLAFVAFAIISVGLLALASQDRHLN, translated from the coding sequence ATGCAGCGCCGACTCCTCGCCGCCCTCACGCTCGTCGCGGCCGCCGCGACGGTCGGAAGCCTCTACTTCAGCGAGGTTGCGAACTACCTCCCCTGTGAGCTGTGCTGGTACCAGCGCATCCTCATGTACCCGCTCGTGGTCGTCCTCGGGGTCGCGGCCATCGACGGCCACTCGAGCGTCTGGAAGACGGCCCTCCCGCTGTCGGGGCTGGGAACCCTGCTCGCGGCCTACCACTCCGTGGTGCAGGTCACCGACTCCTCGGCCATCGGCTGTGGGTTCGGTGGCGGCTGTGACGCCATCCTCTGGCAGAGCTGGCTCTTCACCATCCCCCGACTGGCGTTCGTCGCGTTCGCCATCATCTCCGTCGGTCTCCTCGCGCTCGCCTCCCAGGACCGTCACCTGAACTGA
- a CDS encoding polysaccharide biosynthesis protein, with translation MATTLEGATVLVTGGCGSIGSRLVSELVARSPERIRIVDNSEQRLASFVGTYTDREPEIDTVLANVRDKDQLAIAMADVDVVFHVAAMKHVPMVEDNPYGAVRTNVDGTRNVVEAAADAGVDRLLSVSTDKAANPTSTMGATKLIGERIVSSFDANRPPDDLTLASVRFGNVVGTEGSVVPLFYDQLAAGGPLTVTDPEMTRFVMGPDDAAQFAIDACLAADGGEVFVKKMPAIRVGDLATAMRDHYAPQFGYDPTAVDIDLIGPNPGERYHEKLVAEDERRYADEHDDQFVLHPLVDDPDVDNDLEGEYTSENERLLTQEEIVELIEPVLEDAGRVDEPETGRPSADARADGGDARGDRD, from the coding sequence ATGGCGACGACACTCGAGGGTGCAACCGTACTCGTGACCGGCGGCTGCGGATCGATCGGTTCGCGGCTCGTCTCGGAACTGGTCGCACGCTCGCCCGAGCGAATTCGAATCGTCGACAACAGCGAGCAGCGACTCGCGTCGTTCGTGGGAACGTACACGGATCGCGAGCCGGAGATCGATACCGTGCTCGCGAACGTTCGCGACAAGGACCAGCTCGCGATTGCGATGGCCGACGTCGACGTCGTCTTCCACGTCGCGGCGATGAAACACGTGCCGATGGTCGAGGACAACCCGTATGGGGCCGTCCGGACCAACGTCGACGGGACACGGAACGTGGTCGAAGCGGCCGCCGACGCCGGCGTCGATCGCCTGCTCAGCGTCAGCACGGACAAGGCGGCGAACCCGACCTCGACGATGGGCGCGACAAAATTGATCGGCGAGCGCATCGTCTCCTCGTTCGACGCGAACCGCCCGCCAGACGATCTCACGCTCGCATCGGTCCGCTTTGGCAACGTCGTCGGTACAGAGGGATCGGTCGTCCCGCTGTTCTACGACCAGCTCGCAGCCGGCGGGCCGTTGACGGTTACCGATCCGGAGATGACCCGGTTCGTGATGGGGCCGGACGACGCCGCCCAGTTCGCGATCGACGCCTGTCTCGCGGCCGACGGCGGCGAGGTGTTCGTCAAGAAGATGCCCGCCATCCGGGTCGGCGACCTCGCGACCGCGATGCGCGACCACTACGCCCCCCAGTTCGGTTACGATCCAACTGCCGTCGACATCGACCTGATCGGTCCCAACCCGGGCGAACGCTACCACGAGAAACTCGTCGCCGAAGACGAACGCCGCTACGCCGACGAACACGACGACCAGTTCGTCCTCCATCCCCTCGTCGACGACCCCGACGTCGACAACGACCTCGAGGGCGAGTACACCTCCGAGAACGAGCGGCTACTGACCCAGGAAGAGATCGTCGAGTTGATCGAACCGGTGCTCGAGGACGCAGGCCGGGTAGACGAGCCGGAAACCGGTCGCCCCAGTGCGGACGCCCGCGCTGACGGCGGCGACGCTCGAGGGGATCGTGACTGA
- the cca gene encoding CCA tRNA nucleotidyltransferase, whose protein sequence is MSEDDADDATDEFDAVVARARERVDPDPDERRRLREVADRLVERAETAATERCPDADVMQVGSSARSTWVSGDRDVDVFVRFPPNLERETLETYGLEVGHDTVPDGHEEYAEHPYVKGEVEGFDVDVVPCYRLADATEIQSAVDRTPFHNQYLLERLDDDLAADVRLTKGFMKGIGVYGSDLRTRGFSGYLTELLVCEYGGFRPLLEAAVDWQPPVELDPEAHGQETFSDPLVVIDPTDPERNVAAVLSSENVARFTHYAREFLADPDVSFFEPRDPDPLTESELRAHLERRQTTPIAVRFDAPDLVPDQLYPQLYKSLSGITQGLDDRGFHVFRGTTYANETAIVFAELAVDTLPAIERHQGPPVHVSGHAGGFYAAYADDDHTYGPFLEGSRYVAERERSFTTAREYLESDRLFDVGLGAHVESALEDDYEVLVGEEVRDLLGEFGPELRRYFEPRP, encoded by the coding sequence ATGAGCGAGGACGACGCCGACGATGCCACCGACGAGTTCGACGCCGTCGTGGCCAGAGCCCGCGAACGCGTCGATCCCGACCCCGACGAACGCAGGCGGTTGCGGGAGGTCGCCGACCGCCTCGTAGAGCGCGCGGAAACGGCCGCAACCGAGCGGTGTCCCGACGCCGACGTCATGCAGGTCGGCTCGAGCGCCCGCAGTACGTGGGTCAGCGGCGACCGGGACGTCGACGTCTTCGTCCGTTTCCCGCCGAACCTCGAACGGGAGACCCTCGAGACGTACGGTCTCGAGGTCGGGCACGACACCGTTCCCGACGGGCACGAGGAGTACGCCGAACACCCCTACGTCAAAGGCGAAGTCGAGGGCTTCGACGTCGACGTCGTGCCCTGTTATCGACTCGCAGACGCTACCGAGATCCAGTCGGCCGTCGACCGCACGCCGTTTCACAACCAGTACCTGCTCGAGCGCCTCGACGACGACCTCGCCGCGGACGTCCGACTCACCAAGGGTTTCATGAAGGGCATCGGGGTCTACGGCAGCGACCTCCGGACCCGCGGGTTCAGCGGCTACCTCACCGAACTGCTCGTCTGTGAGTACGGCGGCTTCCGCCCGCTGCTCGAGGCCGCCGTCGACTGGCAACCACCCGTCGAACTCGATCCCGAAGCGCACGGTCAGGAGACGTTCTCCGATCCGCTCGTCGTCATCGACCCGACCGACCCCGAGCGCAACGTCGCGGCAGTGCTCTCCTCGGAGAACGTCGCCCGCTTCACCCACTACGCCCGGGAGTTCCTCGCCGATCCCGACGTCTCGTTCTTCGAACCACGCGACCCGGACCCGCTCACCGAATCCGAACTCCGGGCACACCTCGAGCGGCGCCAGACCACTCCGATCGCCGTCCGGTTCGACGCGCCTGACCTCGTTCCGGACCAGCTCTACCCGCAGCTCTACAAGTCCCTCTCCGGGATCACGCAGGGACTCGACGACCGCGGCTTCCACGTCTTCCGCGGGACGACCTACGCCAACGAGACGGCCATCGTCTTCGCCGAACTCGCCGTCGACACGCTCCCTGCGATCGAACGTCATCAGGGACCGCCCGTCCACGTCTCGGGTCACGCCGGGGGGTTCTACGCGGCCTACGCCGACGACGACCATACCTACGGCCCCTTCCTCGAGGGGAGCCGCTACGTCGCCGAGCGCGAGCGCAGCTTTACCACCGCTCGTGAGTACCTCGAGAGCGACCGTCTGTTCGACGTCGGCCTCGGTGCCCACGTCGAGTCGGCCCTCGAGGACGACTACGAGGTGCTCGTCGGCGAGGAGGTCCGGGATCTGCTCGGCGAGTTCGGACCGGAACTCCGGCGGTACTTCGAACCGCGTCCCTGA
- the rio1 gene encoding serine/threonine-protein kinase Rio1 — protein sequence MDEGPEYGLVDDEAVETPGDEWEEIDVSDTDADRIARKRDREFEQFEKRLTDADQFKVEQSVFDDATFAALYKLVQDGHVEAFGGPLSTGKEANVYHALGDDRDVAVKIYRINASNFRQMRDYLEGDPRFEGLGGKKKDVVLAWTKKEFANLNRAKKAGVRVPEPIASERNVLVMEYIGNEDGRAKRLGEVQIENPETAYGVLREYMRRLYSAGLIHGDLSEYNVVFDEGQLVVIDLGQAVTVHHPNSRDFLERDCENVASFFRRQGLEVETADLLEFVTDPEPDPSRD from the coding sequence ATGGACGAGGGACCCGAATACGGGCTGGTCGACGACGAGGCCGTCGAAACCCCCGGCGACGAGTGGGAAGAGATCGACGTCTCGGATACCGACGCCGATCGCATCGCGCGCAAACGCGACCGCGAGTTCGAGCAGTTCGAGAAGCGACTCACGGACGCCGATCAGTTCAAGGTCGAACAGTCGGTGTTCGACGACGCCACCTTCGCGGCCCTCTACAAACTCGTCCAGGACGGCCACGTCGAAGCCTTCGGCGGGCCGCTCTCGACCGGCAAGGAGGCCAACGTCTACCACGCACTGGGCGACGACCGCGACGTCGCAGTCAAAATCTACCGGATCAACGCCTCGAACTTCCGACAGATGCGTGACTACCTCGAGGGTGACCCCCGATTCGAGGGCCTCGGTGGGAAGAAAAAAGACGTCGTCCTCGCCTGGACCAAAAAGGAGTTCGCGAACCTGAATCGAGCGAAGAAAGCCGGCGTCCGTGTCCCCGAACCGATCGCATCCGAGCGCAACGTCCTCGTGATGGAGTACATCGGGAACGAAGACGGACGCGCCAAACGGCTGGGCGAGGTCCAGATCGAGAATCCCGAGACCGCCTACGGCGTCCTCAGAGAATACATGCGACGACTCTATTCGGCCGGGCTGATCCACGGCGATCTGAGCGAGTACAACGTCGTCTTCGACGAGGGCCAGCTGGTCGTCATCGACCTCGGACAGGCAGTGACAGTCCACCACCCGAACAGCCGGGACTTCTTAGAGCGCGACTGTGAGAACGTGGCGAGTTTCTTCCGGCGACAGGGCCTCGAGGTCGAGACGGCGGACTTACTCGAGTTCGTCACCGACCCCGAACCAGATCCCTCGCGGGACTGA
- a CDS encoding glycosyltransferase: MNVLTLTTYADAPFMRSQLEALADRGVSSRLMTVPGHVSAGESRGVRDYLAFFPAVRREIRRGTDPAMEENAYDLVHAHYGLTAPMALAQRQLPVVCSLWGTDLEGPGGPVSRACAPFCEEVVVMTDEMARSLGTDCTVLPFGIDLDVFRPMDRDDARERVGWDPDVRHVLFPYPPERTVKNYPRATRLVSVVDNLFDDPVQLQVVHDADHHEVPTYMNAADALLLTSDHEGSPTAVKEALACNLPVVATDVGDVSQRLAGVSPSTVAADDDQLVAGLLEVLEREERSNGREAVREVSQDVIVDRLLECYQRAVDR, translated from the coding sequence GTGAACGTCCTCACGTTGACGACCTACGCCGACGCGCCGTTCATGCGCAGCCAGCTCGAGGCCCTCGCCGACCGTGGCGTCTCGAGCCGGCTCATGACGGTTCCGGGCCACGTCTCCGCGGGGGAATCCCGGGGGGTGCGCGACTACCTCGCGTTCTTCCCGGCGGTGCGACGGGAGATTCGCCGGGGGACCGATCCCGCGATGGAGGAAAACGCGTACGATCTGGTCCACGCCCACTACGGACTGACCGCGCCGATGGCGCTCGCCCAGCGCCAGCTTCCGGTCGTCTGCTCGCTCTGGGGGACCGACCTCGAGGGTCCTGGTGGTCCGGTGTCGCGAGCCTGTGCGCCGTTCTGCGAAGAAGTCGTGGTGATGACCGACGAGATGGCCCGCTCGCTGGGAACCGACTGCACCGTCCTCCCGTTCGGGATCGACCTCGACGTGTTCCGGCCGATGGACCGGGACGACGCCCGCGAGCGCGTCGGCTGGGACCCCGACGTGCGTCACGTCCTCTTCCCGTACCCGCCCGAACGCACCGTGAAGAACTACCCGCGGGCGACGCGACTCGTCTCGGTCGTCGACAACCTGTTCGACGACCCGGTGCAGTTGCAGGTCGTCCACGACGCGGACCACCACGAGGTCCCGACGTACATGAACGCCGCCGACGCCCTCCTCCTGACGTCGGATCACGAGGGCTCGCCGACCGCGGTCAAGGAAGCCCTCGCCTGCAACCTCCCCGTCGTCGCCACGGACGTCGGTGACGTCAGCCAGCGCCTCGCGGGGGTCTCGCCGTCGACCGTCGCCGCGGACGACGACCAGCTCGTCGCCGGTCTGCTCGAGGTCCTCGAGCGCGAGGAGCGATCGAACGGCCGCGAGGCCGTCCGCGAGGTCAGTCAGGACGTGATCGTCGACCGACTGCTCGAGTGTTATCAGCGGGCGGTCGACCGGTGA